A genomic region of Candidatus Bathyarchaeota archaeon contains the following coding sequences:
- a CDS encoding DNA double-strand break repair nuclease NurA: protein MSENIFLSSFMEEIKKISNLTLQVEPQEKFKRIYENLWIDFNFTSPLSFNFIVCDGSKGLTEFQGGIKVLYVRALAHFFKAQTFMDRVVETKIFIEHLLQKEDSYMKAVELIALKKALSKVDEALAIYDGTLYPTFPLSALNNEKIAKAKIEEFKALTELYKQSYDKNQVLVGLCKDSNVSYIRARALIEQLKIELPEVGEEISKQMYPSKIVKKLRKKIEEENNENIRKLLESYCCEFGLKTSDEEVFSNLNLKPGFTTPLILAPQTLYLEANYEAKRNWWDSIFREKMNKSKNEFLHEIIKLLDEIYSLPPIATICWKPHHGIEIYRVDIAGWSLKVKEKCGDLTENIFIKNDDSINYCKEIVAKLNALSVTPAVLKPLIDVDSIVRIDSSIYRDVYEPVLINELKKIGLKAKLRKRRIREILLRRMR from the coding sequence AAGAAATTAAAAAAATTTCAAATTTAACTCTACAAGTTGAGCCTCAAGAAAAATTTAAGAGAATTTACGAGAATTTATGGATAGATTTTAATTTTACTTCACCTTTAAGTTTTAATTTTATTGTTTGCGATGGAAGTAAAGGATTAACAGAGTTTCAAGGAGGCATTAAAGTTTTATACGTTAGAGCTTTAGCTCATTTTTTTAAAGCTCAAACTTTTATGGATAGAGTTGTAGAAACCAAAATATTCATTGAACACCTTCTTCAAAAAGAAGATTCATATATGAAGGCTGTTGAATTAATTGCTCTTAAAAAAGCTTTAAGTAAAGTCGATGAAGCTTTAGCAATTTATGATGGAACGCTTTACCCTACTTTTCCTTTATCAGCTTTAAATAATGAAAAAATAGCTAAAGCTAAAATAGAAGAATTTAAAGCTTTAACCGAGCTTTATAAACAATCTTATGATAAAAACCAAGTTTTAGTTGGGTTATGCAAAGATAGTAATGTAAGCTACATTAGAGCTAGAGCATTAATTGAACAGCTAAAAATTGAGTTACCTGAAGTGGGTGAAGAAATTTCAAAACAAATGTACCCATCTAAAATAGTTAAAAAATTAAGGAAGAAAATTGAGGAGGAAAATAATGAAAATATAAGAAAACTTCTTGAAAGTTATTGTTGTGAATTTGGATTAAAAACCTCTGATGAAGAAGTTTTTAGTAATTTAAATTTAAAACCTGGATTTACAACACCTTTAATCTTAGCACCTCAAACACTTTATTTAGAAGCGAATTACGAAGCAAAAAGAAATTGGTGGGATTCAATATTTAGAGAGAAAATGAATAAATCAAAAAATGAGTTTCTTCATGAAATTATTAAGTTGCTTGATGAAATTTATAGTTTACCGCCTATAGCTACAATTTGTTGGAAACCTCATCATGGAATTGAAATTTATAGAGTAGATATAGCAGGATGGAGTTTAAAAGTAAAAGAAAAATGTGGAGATTTAACTGAAAACATATTTATTAAAAATGATGATTCAATTAATTATTGTAAAGAAATTGTTGCAAAACTTAATGCTTTAAGCGTAACACCAGCAGTACTAAAGCCACTAATAGATGTAGACTCTATTGTAAGAATTGATAGTTCAATTTATAGAGATGTCTATGAACCGGTTCTTATTAATGAACTTAAAAAAATTGGTTTAAAAGCTAAATTAAGAAAGAGAAGAATTAGAGAAATTTTGTTGAGAAGGATGCGTTAA
- a CDS encoding ATP-binding protein — MKRESIGFVLDGATPLQFSFKVEKGLSIPLHEYVVVEIGEDRKVLAEVINVGSKNPLASERPAGETFVTDVYNYEVATVEVLGYLDENGKLSKPKIAPKPNTIVYKASDEELQKFYSSNEERIPLFIGTLLHRPNVKVPVFLQDLSFHLGVFAQTRGGKSYLAGVLIEEILTKTYFPVIVIDVHGDYVMMDRLVETNQKHNDFHVTIYYPPGAPKIFGVTAEDKELKISLNQVEEEAFMDMLGRIGELQEAALREILEELKDSGKPFGFADVMEKVKEKIESQEVKAENKRRFESLYARMKDAEKDVKLPAEGLNLQEFLQPKTLSIICLRGLRSKVQDAYTAVIVDLIFNNQVKYFGKDLLKAPPTFLFIEEAHRVASKESSRYAVKALSTAIREGAKFGLYLCLISQRPRSISPEIMANIGNYAVLRITNNQDQSIIESASESFSHRLIEDLPALNQGEAVLVGPYVPIPAIVKTQKRRTVHFGATPNLLEIQKRIINEIEKRRKEKW, encoded by the coding sequence ATGAAGAGAGAAAGCATTGGTTTTGTTCTTGATGGTGCTACGCCACTTCAATTCAGTTTTAAAGTAGAGAAGGGTTTATCTATTCCGCTTCATGAATATGTTGTGGTTGAAATAGGTGAAGATAGAAAAGTTTTAGCTGAAGTTATAAATGTTGGTTCTAAAAATCCTTTAGCTTCAGAAAGACCTGCTGGAGAAACTTTTGTGACTGATGTTTATAATTATGAAGTTGCTACAGTAGAGGTTCTAGGATATTTAGATGAAAATGGTAAATTATCTAAACCTAAAATAGCTCCAAAACCAAACACAATTGTTTATAAAGCTTCAGATGAAGAACTTCAAAAGTTTTACTCTTCTAATGAAGAGAGAATCCCGCTTTTTATTGGAACTCTTCTTCATAGACCAAATGTTAAAGTTCCTGTTTTCCTTCAAGATTTAAGCTTTCACTTAGGGGTTTTCGCACAAACAAGAGGAGGAAAATCTTATTTAGCAGGAGTTTTAATTGAAGAAATTTTAACAAAAACTTATTTCCCTGTGATAGTTATTGATGTTCATGGGGATTATGTAATGATGGATAGACTGGTAGAAACAAATCAAAAACATAATGATTTTCATGTAACAATTTATTATCCACCTGGAGCCCCTAAAATTTTTGGAGTAACAGCAGAAGATAAAGAACTTAAAATAAGCTTAAATCAAGTTGAAGAAGAAGCATTTATGGATATGCTTGGAAGAATTGGAGAATTACAAGAGGCAGCTTTAAGAGAGATTCTTGAAGAACTTAAAGATTCAGGTAAACCTTTTGGATTTGCAGATGTAATGGAGAAAGTTAAAGAAAAAATTGAAAGCCAAGAAGTTAAAGCTGAAAATAAAAGAAGGTTTGAATCTCTATATGCAAGAATGAAAGATGCTGAAAAAGATGTTAAACTTCCAGCTGAAGGATTAAACCTTCAAGAATTTCTTCAACCTAAAACCTTAAGCATAATATGTTTAAGAGGTTTAAGATCTAAAGTTCAAGATGCTTATACAGCTGTAATAGTTGATTTAATTTTTAATAACCAAGTTAAGTATTTTGGAAAAGATCTTTTAAAGGCTCCTCCAACATTCCTTTTCATAGAGGAAGCTCATAGAGTAGCCTCTAAAGAATCGAGTCGTTACGCTGTAAAAGCTTTATCAACAGCTATAAGAGAAGGGGCTAAATTTGGATTATATCTTTGCTTAATAAGTCAAAGACCAAGAAGCATAAGTCCAGAAATTATGGCTAACATAGGAAATTACGCTGTTTTAAGAATAACAAATAATCAAGATCAAAGCATTATAGAATCTGCAAGTGAAAGCTTTAGTCACCGTTTAATAGAAGATTTACCAGCTTTAAACCAGGGAGAAGCAGTATTAGTTGGACCTTATGTGCCAATACCAGCTATAGTGAAAACACAAAAAAGAAGAACAGTGCATTTTGGAGCAACCCCTAACCTTTTGGAAATCCAAAAAAGAATTATTAATGAAATTGAAAAAAGAAGGAAGGAAAAATGGTGA
- a CDS encoding metallophosphoesterase family protein, with product MVKIGIFSDTHIGRSVPKAIGELRREAFKKAFTQAINVFIQEKVDYIIHCGDVFERETMNPSDSIFVKNEFQRLIDSLSKDTKIFVVRGNHDGTPVNNALNYIEHPLAKYFKIIGEKTLENKIEFYEESNFILTGMGYTPYPTYKFKTIQEKIKKALKASKAQHKIFLLHAFIDGHHNLPPGVPEHQKIPIEELKNLEVNLIIAGHNHTGKNEKIDEITFLTPGSTECYDLAENEPHGIYILELNEKEELQFKTIEPMNVIETIKIDGGEAVKNSDWFISKALIKVEDLIGKIKKINKKGIIRLILKGLIHDDKYELENQIREKLNKNALIIHLEVENQLKELTESIQTPSIVSKEEFLKTLFEPLGLEALTNALTLVEEVEVCLEEGGSQRSGLLKDLDRKKFVKKWMEILGV from the coding sequence ATGGTGAAAATAGGTATTTTCAGTGATACGCATATTGGAAGAAGCGTTCCTAAAGCTATAGGAGAGTTAAGAAGAGAAGCTTTTAAAAAAGCTTTTACTCAAGCAATAAACGTGTTTATTCAAGAGAAAGTAGATTATATAATTCATTGTGGAGATGTTTTTGAAAGAGAAACTATGAATCCTAGCGATTCTATATTTGTTAAAAATGAGTTTCAAAGGCTCATAGATAGTTTAAGTAAGGATACGAAAATATTTGTTGTACGTGGGAATCATGATGGAACACCAGTAAATAATGCTTTAAATTATATAGAGCATCCACTAGCGAAATACTTTAAAATTATTGGAGAAAAAACTTTAGAGAATAAAATTGAGTTTTATGAAGAATCAAATTTTATTTTAACTGGAATGGGGTATACACCTTACCCAACTTATAAATTTAAAACTATACAAGAAAAAATTAAGAAAGCATTAAAAGCATCAAAAGCTCAACATAAAATTTTTCTTCTCCACGCATTTATAGATGGGCATCATAATTTACCGCCTGGAGTGCCAGAACACCAGAAAATTCCAATTGAAGAATTAAAGAATCTAGAAGTAAACTTAATTATTGCAGGTCACAATCATACTGGAAAGAATGAGAAAATCGATGAAATAACATTTTTAACACCTGGAAGCACTGAATGCTATGATTTAGCTGAAAATGAACCACACGGAATTTATATTCTAGAGTTAAATGAAAAAGAAGAACTTCAATTTAAAACTATTGAACCAATGAATGTTATCGAAACAATTAAAATAGATGGGGGAGAAGCTGTAAAAAATTCAGATTGGTTCATAAGTAAAGCATTAATAAAAGTTGAAGATTTAATTGGGAAGATTAAGAAGATAAACAAGAAGGGTATAATAAGGCTTATTTTAAAAGGTTTAATTCACGATGATAAATATGAATTAGAAAATCAAATTAGAGAGAAACTTAACAAAAACGCATTAATTATTCATTTAGAAGTTGAAAATCAACTTAAAGAGTTAACGGAGTCAATTCAAACTCCATCTATTGTAAGTAAGGAAGAATTTCTTAAAACTTTATTTGAACCTTTAGGTTTGGAAGCTTTAACTAACGCGTTAACACTAGTTGAGGAAGTTGAAGTCTGTTTAGAGGAGGGGGGTAGTCAAAGATCAGGTCTTTTAAAAGATTTAGATCGAAAAAAATTTGTTAAAAAATGGATGGAGATTTTAGGGGTTTAA
- a CDS encoding SMC family ATPase, whose product MKGIIEQLEMQGFEGYKKAEISFTAGLNLITGRNSTGKTTILDAIFFALYGEIPDIDKKLLVTRLQGTTRSLYVGLRFNSPKTNQVVEVKRWGKLYFKRGKESYQTERLILLIDGKEAPISGEEELRRKVTELLGLTMKRFLNLTYVRQGELTKILKPDKDEMDSILGITILKELIEEFNLVKKELEKYEEKDVETEVKTINDVLLPKVKEQIKTLKDQIENLKSEVKEVECKLKRAESIELMNLLKTIDERDAFLRNFKEKEAAAKALLKQWNTHEIMELKESIKIVKDEEEKLKNNIKELNEELKKIEDKKEDYKKRLIKVKSLLESVKALNLDELKKMIEEKNKTYGKLNEDLILIKKDFEKIEFEKNRFEGKLLTLKEELNLHRKLLKENRLNCPMCGQKVTYETLKKMILEKENEEKVLEEKIIVIMKVYEEKKKQIEELKNKILKLENDIEKLTGVHSLIKDVLGELTLKEIEEKYNKIECEYQEVKQKLDEAIIKFNEVKTKLQNMNSALNNIKKLFEEAEADLKKVQECLINIEELLKKLMLPFKPEDEELKVKIAEKFPLNLNELEELRYQLKSKNEKMKVLEEEFKKLKNEEEKLEEKLKILNNRLKKINLIEKFIEQLKKGIEDIRRLKLKDVAYEALKIYNSLTDQHVYKAFRINPETYTVEVQPIDLDEYIPAVRVGGGHQTLIALALRLAMLKILGEGALLILDEPTYGVDSDNIPQLLNHISEAAKKLSQIILVTHHGLGQEEAANIIKVERGGDGASIATISI is encoded by the coding sequence TTGAAAGGTATTATTGAACAGCTGGAGATGCAGGGATTTGAAGGTTATAAAAAAGCTGAAATATCTTTTACAGCAGGTTTAAACCTTATAACAGGAAGAAACTCCACAGGGAAAACGACTATTTTAGATGCTATATTTTTTGCTTTGTATGGAGAAATCCCAGATATAGATAAGAAACTTTTAGTTACAAGGCTTCAAGGAACTACAAGAAGTCTTTATGTAGGTTTAAGATTTAACTCTCCTAAAACAAATCAAGTTGTGGAAGTTAAAAGGTGGGGGAAACTTTATTTTAAACGTGGAAAAGAAAGTTATCAAACTGAACGTTTAATTCTTTTAATAGATGGAAAAGAAGCCCCTATTTCTGGAGAGGAAGAATTAAGAAGAAAAGTTACTGAGCTTTTAGGATTAACAATGAAGAGATTTCTCAATTTGACATATGTGAGACAGGGTGAATTAACTAAAATCCTTAAACCAGATAAAGATGAAATGGACTCTATTTTAGGAATAACGATTCTTAAAGAGCTTATAGAGGAATTTAATCTTGTTAAAAAAGAATTAGAAAAATATGAAGAAAAGGATGTTGAAACAGAAGTTAAAACAATTAATGATGTTCTTTTACCTAAAGTTAAAGAACAAATAAAAACGTTAAAAGATCAAATTGAAAATTTAAAATCTGAAGTTAAAGAGGTTGAGTGTAAATTAAAAAGAGCAGAGTCTATTGAATTAATGAATCTTTTAAAAACTATAGATGAAAGAGATGCTTTTTTAAGGAATTTTAAAGAAAAAGAAGCTGCAGCTAAAGCTTTACTTAAACAATGGAATACACATGAAATAATGGAACTTAAAGAATCAATTAAAATAGTTAAAGATGAAGAGGAAAAATTAAAAAATAATATTAAAGAATTAAATGAAGAATTAAAAAAGATAGAGGATAAAAAAGAAGATTATAAGAAGCGATTAATAAAAGTTAAAAGCCTTTTAGAATCGGTTAAAGCATTAAACCTTGATGAACTTAAAAAAATGATTGAAGAAAAGAATAAGACGTATGGTAAACTTAATGAAGATTTGATTTTAATTAAAAAAGACTTTGAAAAAATTGAATTTGAAAAAAATAGATTTGAAGGAAAACTTTTAACACTTAAGGAAGAGTTAAACTTGCATAGAAAGCTTTTAAAAGAAAATAGATTAAATTGTCCAATGTGTGGACAAAAAGTAACATACGAGACTTTAAAGAAAATGATTTTAGAGAAAGAAAATGAAGAAAAGGTTTTAGAAGAAAAAATTATAGTTATTATGAAGGTTTATGAAGAAAAAAAGAAGCAAATAGAGGAATTGAAGAATAAAATTTTAAAACTCGAAAATGATATAGAAAAATTAACAGGTGTACACTCATTAATTAAAGATGTTTTAGGTGAATTAACATTAAAAGAGATTGAAGAAAAATATAATAAAATTGAATGTGAATATCAAGAAGTTAAACAAAAACTTGATGAAGCAATTATTAAATTTAATGAAGTTAAAACTAAACTTCAAAACATGAATTCAGCTTTAAACAACATAAAAAAACTTTTTGAAGAAGCTGAAGCAGATTTAAAGAAAGTTCAAGAATGCTTAATTAACATAGAAGAGCTTCTTAAAAAGTTAATGTTGCCATTTAAACCTGAAGATGAAGAATTAAAAGTTAAAATTGCTGAGAAATTTCCATTAAACCTTAATGAATTAGAGGAGTTGCGTTATCAACTTAAAAGTAAAAATGAAAAAATGAAAGTTTTAGAGGAGGAATTTAAAAAACTTAAAAATGAAGAGGAAAAACTTGAAGAAAAACTTAAGATTTTAAACAATAGATTAAAGAAGATTAACTTAATAGAAAAGTTTATTGAGCAGTTAAAAAAAGGAATTGAAGATATTAGAAGGTTAAAGCTTAAAGATGTAGCTTATGAAGCTTTAAAAATCTATAATTCTTTAACAGATCAACATGTATATAAGGCTTTTAGGATTAATCCTGAAACTTACACTGTTGAAGTACAACCAATAGATTTAGACGAGTATATTCCAGCTGTAAGAGTTGGTGGAGGACATCAAACGCTTATTGCTTTAGCATTAAGACTTGCTATGCTCAAAATTTTAGGTGAAGGAGCATTATTAATTTTAGATGAACCTACATATGGTGTTGATTCAGATAATATTCCGCAATTGCTTAATCATATATCAGAGGCGGCTAAAAAACTCTCTCAAATAATACTTGTTACACATCATGGTTTAGGACAGGAAGAAGCTGCAAATATAATTAAAGTTGAAAGAGGGGGAGATGGTGCTTCTATAGCAACAATAAGTATTTAA
- the thrC gene encoding threonine synthase: MFLETFICFNCGKKYSLSMNKNLIACLNCGDILLAVYNIENIQERLSKEELSKRKFGVWKYHELLPPIKENNIISLGEGGTFLHKCEKLSSKLGLKLYVKNETTNPTGSFLDRGSTVEVSRAVELNANCVYCATSSGNFAASIAAYAARGGLKCNIFIPSERIKELNLGKLYQVIAYGANLIINEHYKNELSNLGYLISPLNPFFAEGEKTTGYELCEQLNWNIPDKIVVPMGHGEHLSMIWKGINEFFALGLINSINVSMIGVQPAEFAPIVDEFQGKKIKLQTPKTIALDLAMEKPLYAKLALKSIIESKGTAVKVSDDEIFKAMDMLAKMEGIFAEPSAASTIAGVIKLLDEGQIDRSETVVCLITGAGLKDPASARKFVEKIKKINRIIAGVESKRFTRKLGETKLKLLKILSNVSYGYEAWKALKDMGFNLDISSVYQHLAELEAMGLIKRIKTERILGKPARIYYSLTSKGEEILKKITA, from the coding sequence ATGTTTCTTGAAACATTTATTTGTTTCAATTGCGGTAAAAAATACTCATTATCAATGAATAAAAACTTAATTGCATGTTTAAATTGTGGAGACATCCTTTTAGCAGTCTATAATATTGAAAATATTCAAGAAAGGTTAAGTAAAGAAGAATTAAGCAAAAGAAAGTTTGGCGTATGGAAGTATCATGAACTTTTACCTCCAATAAAAGAAAACAATATTATTTCACTTGGTGAAGGCGGAACATTCCTTCATAAATGCGAAAAACTTTCATCGAAACTTGGTTTAAAACTTTATGTAAAAAATGAAACAACAAATCCTACAGGTTCATTTCTTGATAGAGGTTCAACTGTTGAAGTTTCTCGAGCAGTAGAATTAAATGCCAATTGTGTTTATTGCGCGACTTCTTCTGGAAATTTTGCAGCTTCAATAGCAGCTTACGCTGCAAGAGGAGGCTTAAAATGCAATATTTTTATACCTTCAGAAAGAATTAAAGAATTAAATTTAGGAAAGCTTTATCAAGTAATTGCTTATGGAGCCAATTTAATAATAAATGAACATTATAAAAATGAATTAAGCAATTTAGGTTATTTAATCTCACCTTTAAATCCTTTTTTTGCTGAAGGTGAAAAAACTACTGGCTATGAATTATGCGAGCAATTAAACTGGAATATTCCAGATAAAATAGTTGTACCTATGGGTCATGGTGAACACTTATCTATGATTTGGAAGGGAATAAATGAGTTTTTTGCTTTAGGATTAATAAACTCTATTAATGTAAGCATGATTGGTGTTCAACCAGCAGAGTTCGCACCAATAGTAGATGAGTTTCAGGGGAAAAAAATTAAACTTCAAACTCCTAAAACTATAGCTTTAGATTTAGCTATGGAAAAACCTCTTTATGCTAAATTAGCTTTAAAATCTATAATTGAATCAAAGGGTACAGCAGTAAAAGTTTCCGATGATGAAATATTTAAAGCTATGGATATGCTTGCTAAAATGGAGGGAATATTCGCTGAACCTTCAGCTGCTTCAACGATTGCTGGTGTAATAAAACTTCTAGATGAAGGACAAATAGATAGAAGCGAAACTGTTGTATGTTTAATAACTGGTGCTGGCCTTAAAGATCCCGCTTCAGCAAGAAAATTTGTTGAAAAAATAAAGAAGATTAATAGAATAATTGCTGGAGTAGAATCTAAAAGATTTACTAGAAAACTTGGAGAAACAAAACTTAAACTTTTAAAAATTCTTTCAAACGTGTCATATGGTTATGAAGCATGGAAAGCTTTAAAAGATATGGGCTTTAACTTAGATATTTCAAGTGTTTATCAACATTTAGCTGAGCTTGAAGCTATGGGATTAATAAAAAGAATTAAAACTGAAAGAATTTTAGGGAAACCCGCTAGAATATATTACTCCTTAACTAGTAAAGGAGAGGAAATATTAAAGAAAATAACTGCTTAA
- a CDS encoding Mrp/NBP35 family ATP-binding protein, which translates to MEKLKKQEEMLKKRMKKVKHKVAVISGKGGVGKSIVTANIALSFAKKGYKIGILDADFHGPSIPKILGVRGSKLEASPLGILPVTGPLNIKIVSIDFLLPKDETPVVWRGPLKMNAIRQFLSEVAWGDLDILFIDLPPGTGDEPLSVIKLIPEMSGVVVVTTPSEVSQLVVKKSIEFAKELSIPVIGVIENMSGFACPNCGFQINLFNVGGGEKIAKELNVPFLGKIPLDIELSQSADEGAPLIIKKSNSKVLKSFFNITNKVEKFLKGDSNVS; encoded by the coding sequence ATGGAGAAGCTTAAAAAACAAGAGGAAATGCTTAAAAAAAGAATGAAAAAAGTAAAACATAAGGTTGCGGTTATAAGTGGTAAAGGTGGCGTAGGAAAAAGCATTGTTACCGCTAATATAGCTTTATCTTTTGCTAAAAAAGGATATAAAATCGGTATTTTAGATGCTGATTTTCATGGGCCTTCTATACCAAAAATTCTTGGTGTAAGAGGAAGTAAGCTTGAAGCTTCACCATTAGGAATCCTTCCTGTAACCGGTCCTTTAAACATTAAAATTGTTTCAATTGATTTTCTTTTACCTAAGGATGAAACTCCTGTTGTTTGGCGTGGACCATTAAAAATGAATGCTATTAGACAATTTTTATCTGAAGTTGCATGGGGTGATTTAGATATTTTATTTATAGATTTACCCCCTGGAACAGGAGATGAACCATTAAGTGTAATAAAACTTATCCCAGAAATGAGTGGTGTAGTTGTAGTGACTACCCCTTCAGAAGTTTCTCAACTGGTAGTTAAAAAATCCATAGAATTCGCTAAAGAATTAAGTATTCCTGTTATAGGAGTGATTGAAAACATGAGCGGATTTGCATGTCCAAACTGTGGTTTTCAAATAAACTTGTTTAATGTTGGAGGTGGAGAAAAAATAGCTAAAGAGTTGAACGTTCCATTTTTAGGTAAAATACCATTAGATATTGAGTTAAGCCAAAGCGCTGATGAAGGGGCCCCTCTTATAATTAAAAAATCAAACTCGAAGGTTTTAAAAAGTTTTTTTAATATAACTAATAAAGTAGAAAAGTTTCTTAAAGGAGACTCAAATGTTTCTTGA
- a CDS encoding 3-isopropylmalate dehydrogenase (catalyzes the oxidation of 3-isopropylmalate to 3-carboxy-4-methyl-2-oxopentanoate in leucine biosynthesis) gives MVTYKISVIPGDGIGPEVIAEGIKVIEAASEVCNFEVEWIRYPFGADHYLATGELLSEEALKELEKYKAIYMGAVGDPRVPPGILEKGILLNLRFYFDEYINLRPVQLFEGVPTPLAGKTYKDINFDVVRENTEDLYVGLGGRVKGKTREELNLYRKIYNVKFGLDIESDIDEIAYQLMVVSKKGCERVIRYSFELAKKKNKNKVTSVDKANVLTYAYGLWRETVEKVRKDYPNIEVEYAYVDATAMWFVKNPEAFQVVVTPNMFGDILTDLGAIIQGGLGMAAGANINPEGTSMFEPIHGSAPKYKGLNKANPIATILAGKLMLEFLGEEEAANLIEESVKKVLKEGKVKPVDLGGSAKTFEVGNAIASKIKELSIKN, from the coding sequence ATGGTTACATATAAAATTTCAGTTATACCAGGTGATGGCATAGGTCCTGAAGTTATTGCTGAAGGAATTAAAGTTATAGAGGCGGCTTCAGAAGTTTGCAATTTTGAGGTTGAATGGATTCGTTATCCTTTTGGTGCAGATCATTATTTAGCTACAGGAGAGCTACTTTCTGAAGAAGCTTTAAAAGAGCTTGAAAAATATAAAGCAATTTATATGGGTGCTGTTGGAGATCCACGTGTTCCTCCAGGAATTCTTGAAAAAGGAATTCTTTTAAACTTAAGGTTTTATTTTGATGAATACATTAATTTAAGACCAGTTCAGCTTTTTGAAGGGGTTCCAACACCGCTAGCAGGCAAAACATATAAAGACATAAATTTTGATGTTGTAAGAGAGAATACTGAAGATTTATATGTTGGATTAGGTGGTAGAGTAAAAGGAAAAACTAGGGAGGAATTAAATCTTTACAGAAAAATTTACAATGTGAAGTTTGGGTTAGATATTGAAAGCGATATAGATGAAATAGCTTATCAATTAATGGTTGTAAGTAAAAAAGGATGTGAAAGAGTAATTAGATATTCTTTCGAGTTAGCTAAAAAGAAGAATAAAAATAAAGTTACATCTGTGGATAAAGCTAATGTACTTACTTACGCTTATGGGCTTTGGCGAGAAACAGTCGAAAAAGTAAGAAAAGATTATCCAAATATTGAGGTTGAATATGCTTATGTAGATGCAACAGCAATGTGGTTTGTTAAAAATCCAGAAGCTTTTCAAGTTGTTGTAACACCAAACATGTTTGGAGATATTTTAACTGATTTAGGTGCTATAATTCAGGGTGGATTAGGAATGGCGGCTGGAGCAAACATTAACCCTGAAGGAACATCAATGTTTGAACCTATTCATGGTTCAGCTCCAAAATATAAAGGATTAAATAAGGCTAATCCAATAGCAACAATTCTTGCTGGAAAACTTATGCTTGAATTTCTTGGAGAAGAAGAAGCCGCTAACCTTATTGAAGAATCTGTTAAAAAGGTTTTAAAAGAAGGAAAAGTTAAACCTGTAGATTTAGGCGGTTCAGCAAAAACATTTGAAGTTGGAAATGCAATAGCAAGCAAAATAAAAGAATTAAGCATAAAAAATTAG
- a CDS encoding deoxyhypusine synthase, with translation MKEKYLKERIKHLNLEEIHSIGELIEAMAYTSYQSRNLAYCYYVFKNMLADPDRPTIFLGLAGAMVPGGMRKIIRDMIAYKMIDVLVSTGANLYHDFCEAVGVPHYLGTEHVNDLELRDLHIDRVYDTFLDEDELRKVDELIYKITEQFEPKIYSTREYLHKLGSCLNDENSILYSASKFGVPVFCPALNDSSIGLALSKYYLTKKKANESKLIIDPIRDVIELTQIKMKSKKTGVIFIGGGTPKNYVQQLSVNLDILEIPHEGHHYAIQITTDDPKWGGLSGCTFKEAKSWGKFTKAAYNSTVYADATIALPLLVGAILQNCRNELNQRSRLKFVWIEDELVEIKQST, from the coding sequence ATGAAAGAAAAATACTTGAAAGAACGAATAAAACATTTAAATCTTGAAGAAATTCATTCAATAGGAGAGTTAATTGAAGCAATGGCTTATACTTCATATCAAAGCAGAAACCTAGCTTACTGCTATTACGTATTTAAAAATATGCTTGCTGACCCAGATAGACCAACGATTTTTCTAGGGTTAGCTGGTGCTATGGTTCCTGGAGGGATGAGAAAAATTATTAGAGATATGATTGCTTATAAAATGATTGATGTTTTAGTTTCTACAGGAGCAAATCTTTATCATGATTTTTGTGAAGCTGTTGGAGTACCGCATTATTTAGGAACAGAACATGTAAATGATTTAGAACTTAGAGATCTTCATATAGATCGAGTTTACGATACTTTTTTAGATGAAGATGAGCTAAGAAAAGTTGATGAATTAATTTATAAGATTACAGAACAGTTTGAACCTAAAATTTACTCAACTAGAGAATACCTTCACAAACTTGGGTCATGTTTAAATGATGAAAACTCAATTTTGTATTCTGCTAGTAAATTTGGTGTACCTGTTTTTTGCCCAGCTTTAAATGATAGCTCCATTGGGTTAGCTTTATCAAAATATTATTTAACTAAAAAGAAAGCTAATGAATCTAAGCTTATTATTGATCCAATAAGAGATGTTATTGAATTAACACAGATTAAAATGAAGTCTAAAAAAACTGGTGTAATATTTATTGGTGGAGGAACACCAAAAAACTATGTTCAACAATTAAGTGTAAACCTTGACATTCTTGAAATTCCACATGAAGGGCATCACTATGCTATTCAAATTACAACTGATGATCCTAAATGGGGTGGGCTTTCAGGATGCACTTTTAAAGAAGCTAAATCTTGGGGTAAATTTACGAAAGCTGCTTATAATTCCACAGTTTACGCTGATGCTACTATAGCTTTACCTTTGCTTGTAGGTGCAATTCTACAAAACTGCAGAAACGAATTAAATCAAAGATCAAGATTAAAGTTTGTTTGGATAGAAGATGAACTAGTTGAAATTAAGCAATCAACTTAA